In the Candidatus Baltobacteraceae bacterium genome, one interval contains:
- a CDS encoding iron-sulfur cluster assembly protein yields MPTVDQVRDALKDVKDPELDMGVLDLGLIYDVSVEGEASEHVTVVMTLTSPMCPVGPMFKKSVEDKVKSVDGVKTATVDITFSPPWDPKEMASDDVKMALGIW; encoded by the coding sequence GTGCCAACCGTCGATCAGGTGCGCGATGCGCTCAAAGATGTTAAGGATCCCGAACTCGATATGGGCGTTCTCGACCTCGGACTCATCTACGACGTCAGCGTCGAGGGCGAGGCGAGCGAGCACGTTACCGTCGTGATGACCCTCACGTCGCCGATGTGTCCGGTCGGCCCGATGTTCAAGAAGTCCGTCGAAGATAAAGTGAAGTCGGTCGACGGCGTGAAGACCGCAACGGTCGATATCACGTTCTCGCCGCCGTGGGATCCCAAAGAGATGGCTAGCGACGATGTAAAGATGGCGCTCGGCATCTGGTGA
- a CDS encoding methylthioribulose 1-phosphate dehydratase, with the protein MTESPDGIAVEILAQIAGAGRFAATRGWVPATGGNFSCRIDERSIAITRSGAPKDALTAADIVRVPLDGPLPPGISAESPLHLARYRSRAAIGAVLHVHSVASTVLSRLHADEGEVSLYGYEMHKALEGFATHESSVRIPIFGNRQDTAALAEAIERRLGNRNETPGYLLAGHGLYVWGASMTDARRHLEGLEFLLECHLEERRLTR; encoded by the coding sequence ATGACCGAATCGCCCGACGGCATCGCCGTCGAGATCCTCGCACAGATTGCCGGCGCCGGCCGGTTTGCCGCAACCCGCGGATGGGTGCCGGCAACCGGCGGCAATTTCTCGTGCCGGATCGACGAACGTTCGATTGCGATCACGCGCTCGGGTGCCCCGAAAGACGCGCTGACCGCGGCCGACATCGTACGCGTCCCGCTCGACGGGCCGCTGCCGCCGGGGATCTCCGCGGAGTCGCCGCTGCACCTCGCGCGTTACCGTTCGCGGGCCGCGATCGGGGCGGTGCTGCACGTCCATTCGGTCGCGAGCACGGTGCTCTCGCGGCTGCACGCCGATGAAGGCGAGGTCTCGTTGTACGGCTACGAAATGCACAAAGCGCTCGAAGGCTTCGCGACGCACGAAAGTTCGGTCCGCATCCCGATCTTCGGCAACCGCCAGGATACGGCGGCGCTCGCCGAAGCGATCGAGCGGCGGCTCGGGAATCGCAACGAGACGCCCGGGTATCTGCTCGCCGGGCATGGGCTGTACGTCTGGGGCGCGAGCATGACCGATGCGAGGCGTCATCTCGAGGGGCTCGAATTTTTGCTGGAATGCCACTTGGAAGAACGGAGATTGACACGATGA
- a CDS encoding ATP-dependent Clp protease ATP-binding subunit, with the protein MSMWEPFTERARRSIVLAQEEAQRLGNNYIGTEHILLGIISEGESLAAKVLETLGVNLAKVRQEVEAIVGRGGQTVQQEMVFTPRAKRVIELAFEEARQLNHNYIGTEHLLLGLIREGEGVAARVLTNLGVDPAKVRVQTTSLLGAEGQPPAPKGKSKTPTLDAYGRDLTVLARENKLDPVIGRANEIERVIQILSRRTKNNPALIGEPGVGKTAIAEGLAQRVIKGDIPEPLRDKRVITLDLAGLVAGTKYRGEFEERMKRVMDEIRGAAGEIILFIDELHTLVGAGAAEGAIDASNIIKPALARGELQCIGATTLNEFRKHIEKDSALERRFQPVMVGEPTVEETIEILKGLRDRYEAHHKVTITDEALAAAAKLGDRYITDRFLPDKAVDLIDEASSRVRLQATLPPPEVREVEAALRKVIAEKESVVKSQEFEKAASIRDREEKLRLEKSRLEQEWQDKRAQSDRVLKVTEEDIAHIVSSWTKIPVSRLAQAETEKLLNMKESLHKRVIGQDEAIEVITRAIRRARAGLKSPSRPIGSFIFLGPTGVGKTEVARSVAEFLFDDSESMIRIDMSEYMEKYAVSRLVGAPPGYVGYEEGGQLTEAVRRRPYAVVLLDEIEKAHPDVFNLLLQVLDDGRLTDSQGRQVDFKNCVIVMTSNVGATGMTTMTDIGFRTQKNTEEDESKGYERMKNKVLEEVKHTFRPEFLNRVDEVVVFHQLTRPQIEEIVSLELAKVTREVRAQEMYLEVTEDAKVLLAKKGWDPQYGARPLRRAIQREVEDELAEEMLRGRFGAGDHILAEINPDNPEKLKFSKIPSVPPPPAPPPTEHATT; encoded by the coding sequence ATGTCAATGTGGGAACCGTTTACCGAGCGAGCGCGCCGCAGCATCGTACTGGCGCAAGAAGAGGCTCAACGTCTCGGTAACAACTACATCGGGACCGAGCATATTTTGCTCGGGATCATTTCCGAGGGCGAGAGCCTTGCGGCCAAAGTGCTGGAGACGCTCGGCGTCAACTTAGCCAAAGTCCGCCAAGAGGTCGAAGCGATCGTGGGCCGGGGCGGCCAAACGGTTCAACAGGAAATGGTTTTCACGCCGCGCGCGAAGCGCGTCATCGAACTCGCGTTCGAAGAGGCGCGTCAGCTCAATCACAATTATATCGGCACGGAGCATCTGCTGCTGGGCCTCATTCGCGAGGGCGAGGGCGTAGCCGCGCGCGTGCTGACCAATCTCGGCGTCGACCCGGCCAAAGTCCGCGTCCAGACGACCTCGCTGCTCGGAGCCGAAGGGCAGCCGCCGGCGCCCAAGGGCAAATCGAAGACGCCGACGCTCGATGCCTACGGCCGCGACCTCACGGTGCTCGCACGCGAGAACAAACTCGACCCGGTGATCGGGCGCGCTAACGAGATCGAACGCGTCATTCAGATTCTCTCGCGCCGTACGAAAAACAATCCCGCGCTCATCGGCGAGCCCGGCGTCGGCAAGACAGCGATCGCCGAAGGCTTGGCACAGCGCGTCATCAAGGGCGACATCCCCGAACCGCTGCGCGACAAACGCGTGATCACGCTCGATCTCGCGGGCCTGGTTGCCGGTACGAAGTATCGCGGTGAGTTCGAGGAGCGCATGAAGCGCGTGATGGACGAGATCCGCGGCGCGGCCGGCGAGATCATCCTGTTCATCGACGAACTTCACACGCTCGTCGGCGCGGGCGCTGCCGAGGGCGCAATCGACGCCAGCAACATCATCAAACCCGCGCTCGCGCGCGGCGAGCTGCAGTGCATCGGCGCGACCACGCTCAACGAATTCCGCAAACACATCGAAAAGGACTCGGCGCTCGAACGCCGCTTCCAGCCGGTTATGGTCGGCGAACCGACGGTCGAAGAGACGATCGAGATTCTCAAAGGATTGCGCGACCGGTACGAAGCGCACCATAAGGTGACGATCACCGATGAGGCGCTGGCGGCCGCCGCCAAGCTCGGCGATCGCTATATCACCGATCGCTTCTTACCCGACAAAGCCGTCGATCTGATCGACGAAGCCTCGTCGCGCGTGCGTTTGCAGGCCACGTTGCCGCCGCCGGAAGTGCGCGAAGTCGAAGCCGCGCTGCGTAAAGTGATCGCCGAAAAAGAGTCGGTCGTAAAGTCGCAAGAGTTCGAAAAGGCCGCGTCGATTCGGGATCGCGAGGAGAAGCTGCGTCTCGAGAAGTCGCGTCTCGAGCAAGAGTGGCAAGACAAACGCGCGCAGAGCGACCGCGTACTCAAAGTCACCGAGGAAGATATCGCGCATATCGTCTCTTCGTGGACGAAGATTCCCGTCAGCCGCTTGGCGCAGGCCGAAACCGAGAAGCTTCTCAACATGAAGGAGTCTCTGCACAAACGCGTGATCGGCCAGGACGAAGCGATCGAAGTCATCACGCGCGCGATCCGCCGGGCGCGAGCGGGTTTGAAGAGTCCGAGCCGCCCGATCGGATCGTTCATCTTCCTGGGTCCAACCGGTGTCGGCAAGACCGAAGTGGCGCGCAGCGTCGCGGAGTTCTTGTTCGACGATTCGGAATCGATGATTCGCATCGATATGTCGGAGTACATGGAGAAGTACGCGGTCTCGCGCTTGGTCGGAGCCCCTCCGGGTTACGTCGGGTATGAAGAGGGCGGTCAGCTCACCGAAGCGGTGCGCCGCCGTCCCTACGCCGTCGTACTGCTCGACGAAATCGAGAAAGCGCATCCCGACGTCTTCAACCTGCTCTTGCAAGTCCTCGACGACGGGCGCTTGACCGATTCGCAAGGCCGCCAAGTCGATTTCAAAAACTGCGTGATCGTCATGACGAGCAACGTCGGCGCGACCGGCATGACGACGATGACCGACATTGGCTTCCGAACGCAAAAGAACACCGAAGAAGACGAGTCCAAAGGCTACGAGCGGATGAAGAACAAGGTGCTAGAGGAAGTCAAGCACACGTTCCGGCCGGAGTTCCTCAACCGCGTAGACGAAGTCGTGGTCTTCCATCAACTCACACGTCCGCAGATCGAAGAGATCGTCAGCCTGGAACTCGCGAAGGTCACGCGCGAAGTGCGCGCTCAGGAGATGTATCTCGAAGTCACCGAAGACGCGAAGGTGCTCTTGGCGAAAAAAGGCTGGGATCCGCAATACGGTGCGCGTCCGCTGCGTCGCGCGATTCAGCGCGAAGTGGAAGACGAACTCGCCGAAGAGATGCTGCGCGGCCGCTTCGGAGCCGGCGATCACATCCTCGCCGAAATCAATCCGGACAACCCGGAGAAACTCAAATTCAGCAAAATCCCGTCCGTCCCACCACCCCCCGCCCCCCCGCCAACCGAACACGCCACAACCTAA
- a CDS encoding MaoC family dehydratase — MARYFEDFAIGDSFDTASATIGADDLLAFARTFDPQPFHLDAAAAANGPFGELVTSGWHTAAVTMRLLVESRVLDATGIVGLGIDELRWLAPVRPGDTLRARMEVASKTPSSSGKRRGVMRVRITVRNQRDEPVLSEIAILTVAGRPIA, encoded by the coding sequence ATGGCACGCTACTTCGAAGACTTTGCGATCGGCGATTCGTTCGATACGGCGAGCGCGACGATCGGCGCGGACGATCTGCTTGCATTCGCTCGCACGTTCGATCCGCAGCCGTTTCATCTCGATGCGGCGGCCGCGGCGAACGGACCGTTCGGCGAACTGGTGACGAGCGGTTGGCACACGGCTGCGGTAACGATGCGCTTGCTCGTTGAAAGCCGCGTGCTCGATGCGACCGGAATCGTCGGCCTCGGTATCGACGAACTTCGCTGGCTCGCGCCGGTGCGCCCCGGCGATACGCTGCGCGCGCGCATGGAAGTCGCGTCAAAAACGCCCTCGAGCAGCGGAAAGCGGCGCGGTGTGATGCGCGTACGCATTACCGTCCGCAATCAGCGCGACGAGCCGGTTCTAAGCGAGATCGCGATTCTCACGGTCGCCGGGCGACCGATCGCGTAG
- the hutH gene encoding histidine ammonia-lyase: MTTTALPTVDLDGKHLALETIRDIAEGGAQVRVTPEARKRVANARRVVDEKFGNGDAIYGITTGFGRLANVMVAPEDAAALQVNLVRSHAAGTGEPLAEAFVRAAGVLRVSSLAAGHSGIRESTLDLLIAILNHGITPVVPRQGSVGASGDLAPLAHMTLTLIGEGEAYYRDERMPSARALELAGLTPIELGAKEGLALVNGTEVMTGIASLALLRAERLLANADIIGAMSLEAFLGTDRVFDRRINALRPHPGQVRVADNLRALLQGSQIMESHRDCGRVQDPYSYRCIPVVHGAVRDAAAHARRVIEIEAISVTDNPLVFPDDDEFLTGGNFHGQPVSLSCDLLKIALAEIGGISERRLYLLLNAEERGLPLFLTGRSGLQSGLMIVQYTSAAIVSENKGLAWPNSVDSIPTSAGQEDHVSMGMTAATNLDRVLTNVEASLACELLGALVATDFRRPLASGVGTGAAYGVARARIAPWTDDRSPAPDIEAARALIRSGALVRAAESAIGTPLVGGAA; encoded by the coding sequence ATGACGACCACGGCTCTTCCCACCGTCGATCTCGACGGCAAGCACCTCGCGCTCGAAACGATCCGCGACATCGCCGAGGGCGGCGCGCAGGTTCGCGTCACGCCGGAGGCTCGCAAACGGGTCGCTAACGCGCGCCGAGTCGTCGATGAAAAATTCGGCAACGGCGACGCGATCTATGGGATAACGACCGGGTTCGGCCGCCTGGCTAACGTTATGGTCGCACCCGAAGACGCCGCCGCACTGCAGGTCAATCTCGTGCGCAGTCACGCCGCCGGGACCGGCGAACCGCTCGCCGAGGCCTTCGTTCGTGCGGCCGGCGTGCTGCGCGTCAGTTCGCTCGCCGCCGGCCATTCGGGGATCCGCGAGTCGACGCTCGATCTCCTGATCGCGATACTCAATCACGGCATCACGCCGGTCGTTCCGCGCCAAGGTTCGGTCGGCGCGAGCGGCGATCTCGCACCACTCGCGCACATGACGCTGACGCTCATCGGTGAGGGCGAAGCGTATTATCGCGACGAGCGTATGCCGAGCGCGCGTGCGCTCGAGCTCGCCGGACTAACGCCAATCGAACTCGGGGCGAAGGAAGGGCTAGCGCTCGTTAATGGGACCGAGGTGATGACGGGCATCGCCTCGCTCGCGCTGCTGCGAGCCGAACGTCTGCTTGCAAATGCAGATATTATCGGCGCGATGTCCCTTGAGGCGTTCTTGGGAACCGATCGGGTCTTCGACCGTCGTATCAACGCGCTGCGTCCGCATCCCGGACAAGTGCGCGTCGCCGACAATCTGCGCGCGCTGCTCCAAGGCTCGCAAATCATGGAGTCGCATCGCGACTGCGGCCGCGTGCAGGACCCGTATTCGTATCGCTGCATCCCCGTCGTTCACGGCGCCGTGCGCGACGCGGCGGCGCACGCGCGCCGGGTAATCGAGATCGAGGCGATCTCCGTTACCGACAACCCGCTGGTCTTTCCCGACGACGACGAATTTCTCACCGGCGGCAATTTTCACGGTCAGCCGGTCTCGCTCTCGTGCGACCTGCTGAAGATCGCGCTCGCGGAGATCGGTGGAATCAGCGAACGCCGGCTCTATCTGCTGCTCAACGCCGAAGAACGCGGGTTGCCGCTCTTCTTGACCGGACGCTCCGGATTGCAATCGGGATTGATGATCGTGCAATACACGTCCGCGGCGATCGTATCGGAGAACAAGGGGCTCGCGTGGCCCAACTCGGTCGATTCGATTCCAACCTCGGCCGGACAAGAGGATCACGTCAGCATGGGCATGACCGCCGCTACCAACCTGGATCGCGTGCTTACCAACGTCGAAGCATCGCTGGCGTGCGAGTTGCTAGGCGCGCTGGTCGCGACCGATTTTCGCCGTCCGCTCGCATCGGGCGTGGGGACCGGCGCCGCCTACGGCGTCGCTCGCGCACGGATCGCGCCATGGACGGACGACCGCTCGCCGGCCCCCGATATCGAAGCCGCGCGGGCGCTCATCCGTTCCGGTGCGCTCGTGCGAGCCGCCGAGAGCGCGATCGGTACGCCGCTGGTCGGAGGTGCGGCGTGA
- the mtnC gene encoding acireductone synthase: protein MTEVFRARAVLTDIEGTTGSIAFVKDVLFPYADSHLDDYVARNAGDRAVAEVLRDAALEARIDPNERDAVLAQLHEWIARDAKISPLKTLEGFIWADGYRGGELRGHIYDDAAQALRAWHARGLALYAYSSGSIAAQELIFAYSVAGDLRALFSGFFDTTSGSKREPASYAGIARAIDLAPAEVLFLSDSAAELDAAQGAGMQAVQLARPEDGTHPSPTHRSVTSFAQLLLADPAH from the coding sequence GTGACCGAGGTCTTTCGCGCGCGCGCAGTTCTTACCGATATCGAGGGCACGACCGGGTCGATCGCGTTCGTGAAGGACGTGCTCTTTCCGTATGCCGATTCGCATCTCGACGATTACGTCGCGCGCAACGCCGGCGACCGGGCCGTTGCGGAGGTGCTGCGCGACGCCGCGCTCGAGGCCCGCATCGATCCGAACGAGCGCGACGCCGTACTCGCACAACTGCACGAATGGATCGCGCGAGACGCAAAAATCTCACCGCTCAAAACGCTGGAAGGTTTTATCTGGGCCGACGGCTATCGCGGCGGCGAGTTGCGCGGTCATATCTACGACGACGCCGCCCAAGCCTTGCGCGCGTGGCACGCGCGGGGATTAGCGCTCTACGCGTACTCCTCGGGATCCATCGCGGCGCAAGAGTTGATCTTCGCGTACAGCGTGGCCGGCGATCTGCGAGCGCTCTTTAGCGGGTTCTTCGATACGACCAGCGGCAGCAAACGCGAGCCTGCGTCCTACGCCGGCATCGCTCGCGCGATCGATCTCGCGCCGGCAGAGGTCCTCTTTCTCTCGGACAGCGCCGCCGAACTCGACGCCGCGCAAGGCGCAGGCATGCAGGCCGTTCAACTCGCCCGCCCCGAGGACGGAACGCACCCAAGCCCAACACATCGCTCGGTTACGTCCTTCGCGCAACTCCTACTCGCCGATCCGGCGCATTAA
- a CDS encoding GAF domain-containing SpoIIE family protein phosphatase, with translation MHGAPTSTGGDPILDVEKERLAAVRRYAVLDTPPDGAFDRVTALAAQFFNVSIALVTIVDEDRIWFKSRYGLDDVSEIPRDPGLCASAICRDEPYIVERALEDPRTLANPLVAGEFGLRFYAAVPLKTVDGFNLGTLCIIDRAPREMRRREEIEALETFAKIVTDQLEIRLAAIRTVAAERAVYRHVADTLQRALLPESMPAIANVEIDAVYQAAATEAAVGGDWYDAFALNGREIVLSIGDVEGHGLESAVVMGKVRHALRSLAYKESSPFGLLRDLDAFLRRENPHVMVTAFIALLDAATGTLSYANAGHPPPFLRRANGEIGTLEIGGLPLGMREANEPAQRRIILTSGDLLVLYTDGLTESSRDLTAGEQRVRDRLGAADMAADATPAQSLASSIIPNGSHDDAAILAVRFTGRSA, from the coding sequence ATGCACGGCGCTCCAACGTCAACCGGCGGCGACCCTATTCTCGATGTCGAGAAAGAGCGTCTCGCGGCCGTTCGGCGATACGCCGTCCTCGATACGCCGCCCGACGGGGCCTTCGATCGCGTCACGGCGTTAGCGGCACAATTCTTCAACGTGTCGATTGCGCTGGTCACGATCGTCGACGAAGATCGGATCTGGTTTAAATCGCGCTACGGGCTCGACGACGTCTCCGAAATTCCGCGCGACCCCGGCCTCTGCGCCTCGGCGATCTGCCGCGACGAGCCCTACATCGTCGAACGCGCACTCGAAGATCCGCGAACGCTTGCCAACCCGCTGGTTGCCGGAGAATTCGGGCTGCGGTTTTACGCGGCCGTTCCGCTCAAGACGGTTGACGGCTTCAATCTCGGTACCCTCTGCATCATCGATCGGGCGCCGCGCGAGATGCGCCGTCGCGAAGAGATCGAAGCACTCGAAACGTTCGCCAAAATCGTCACCGATCAGCTGGAGATTCGTCTCGCCGCCATCCGCACGGTTGCGGCCGAGCGTGCGGTATATCGACACGTGGCAGATACATTGCAGAGGGCCTTGCTTCCCGAATCGATGCCCGCGATTGCGAACGTTGAAATCGACGCCGTCTATCAAGCCGCGGCTACGGAGGCCGCCGTGGGTGGAGATTGGTACGACGCCTTCGCTTTGAACGGGCGCGAAATCGTCCTCTCGATCGGCGACGTCGAGGGGCACGGACTGGAGTCCGCGGTCGTCATGGGAAAAGTACGGCACGCCCTGCGCAGCCTTGCCTACAAAGAGTCATCGCCGTTCGGCCTGCTTCGCGATCTCGATGCCTTTCTGCGTCGTGAAAACCCGCACGTTATGGTCACGGCCTTCATCGCGCTGCTCGACGCGGCGACCGGCACGCTCTCGTATGCGAATGCGGGCCATCCGCCGCCGTTTCTGCGCCGCGCGAACGGCGAGATCGGCACGCTGGAAATCGGGGGCTTGCCGCTGGGGATGCGCGAGGCCAACGAACCCGCGCAACGGCGAATCATCCTCACCTCGGGCGACCTGCTCGTGCTGTATACCGACGGGCTCACGGAATCTAGCCGCGACCTCACCGCCGGCGAGCAGCGCGTGCGCGATCGGCTTGGCGCCGCGGACATGGCCGCGGATGCGACGCCCGCCCAGAGTCTCGCTTCTTCCATCATTCCGAACGGCTCGCACGACGACGCCGCAATTCTCGCCGTGCGGTTTACCGGCCGGAGCGCCTAA
- the hutU gene encoding urocanate hydratase, with product MSAVAGPRTVRAARGTTLACLGWEQEAALRMLENNLDPDVAERPDDLVVYGGNGRAARSWEAFDAIVRTLKRLKNDETMIVQSGKPVAVWKTHARAPRVLIANSNLVPKWADWKTFRELEAQGLIMYGQMTAGSWIYIGTQGILQGTYETFAELARQHFGGSLKGRVCLTAGIGGMGGAQPLAITMNEGVSLVVDVDRARLERRRELRYLDVVVDSRESALREVEAARKSGTARSIGYEGNAGTEFPALFAAGLHPDAVTDQTSAHDMINGYVPAGLSLDEAAALRVRDPQEYERRAFATVADHVNAMLRFLDAGAVVFDYGNNIRAMAQRAGVERAFDFPGFVPAFIRPLFCKGSGPFRFAALSGDPADIQRCDDELLALFPHDEKLKRWIELARERVAFQGLPARICWLGFGDRAKAGLRFNELVKNGELQAPIVIGRDHLDTGSVASPYRETESMKDGSDAIADWPILNALLNTAAGASWVSFHHGGGVGIGYSLHAGMVVVADGSELARERLECVLATDCGMGVVRHADAGYEIAIETADETGIDWRL from the coding sequence GTGAGCGCGGTTGCCGGCCCTCGTACCGTACGTGCCGCGCGCGGCACGACGCTCGCGTGCTTGGGATGGGAGCAGGAAGCGGCGCTGCGCATGCTCGAGAACAATCTCGATCCCGACGTCGCGGAGCGTCCCGACGACTTAGTCGTCTACGGCGGCAACGGACGCGCGGCGCGTTCGTGGGAGGCGTTCGACGCGATCGTTCGCACGCTCAAACGTTTGAAAAACGACGAGACGATGATCGTGCAGAGCGGCAAGCCCGTCGCCGTGTGGAAAACGCACGCGCGCGCGCCGCGCGTGCTGATCGCGAACTCGAACCTCGTTCCGAAGTGGGCCGATTGGAAGACGTTTCGCGAGCTCGAGGCGCAAGGCTTGATCATGTACGGCCAGATGACGGCCGGCTCGTGGATCTACATCGGAACGCAAGGTATCCTGCAAGGCACCTACGAGACGTTTGCGGAGCTAGCCCGCCAACACTTCGGCGGATCGCTCAAAGGACGCGTCTGTCTAACCGCGGGAATCGGCGGCATGGGCGGGGCGCAGCCGCTCGCGATTACCATGAACGAGGGCGTGTCGCTCGTAGTCGACGTCGATCGCGCGCGTTTGGAACGCCGTCGAGAGTTGCGTTACCTCGACGTCGTCGTCGATTCGCGCGAAAGCGCGCTGCGCGAAGTGGAAGCGGCGCGCAAGAGCGGAACCGCGCGCTCGATCGGATACGAAGGCAACGCGGGCACCGAATTCCCGGCGTTGTTCGCCGCGGGTCTGCATCCGGATGCGGTGACGGACCAAACCTCCGCGCACGACATGATCAACGGGTACGTGCCGGCGGGACTCTCGCTCGATGAGGCCGCTGCGTTGCGCGTGCGCGATCCGCAGGAGTACGAGCGCCGAGCCTTCGCGACGGTTGCCGATCACGTCAACGCCATGCTGCGGTTTCTCGATGCCGGCGCGGTCGTCTTCGACTACGGCAACAACATTCGCGCGATGGCGCAACGCGCGGGCGTCGAACGGGCGTTCGACTTTCCAGGCTTCGTGCCGGCGTTTATACGACCGCTCTTTTGCAAAGGCTCTGGCCCGTTTCGCTTCGCAGCGCTCTCGGGCGATCCGGCCGATATCCAACGCTGCGACGACGAGCTTTTGGCGCTCTTTCCGCACGACGAAAAACTCAAACGCTGGATCGAACTCGCACGCGAACGCGTTGCCTTCCAAGGACTGCCGGCGCGCATCTGCTGGCTGGGTTTCGGCGATCGCGCGAAAGCGGGACTGCGTTTCAACGAACTCGTTAAGAACGGCGAACTTCAGGCGCCGATCGTCATCGGGCGCGATCATCTCGATACCGGAAGCGTCGCGTCGCCGTATCGCGAGACGGAGTCGATGAAGGACGGCAGCGACGCGATTGCAGATTGGCCCATCCTCAACGCGCTGCTCAACACGGCCGCCGGCGCGAGCTGGGTCTCGTTCCATCACGGCGGCGGCGTCGGTATCGGCTACAGTCTGCACGCGGGCATGGTCGTGGTCGCCGACGGCAGCGAGCTTGCTCGCGAGCGGCTCGAATGCGTGCTCGCAACCGATTGCGGCATGGGCGTCGTGCGGCACGCCGATGCCGGATACGAGATCGCGATCGAAACCGCCGACGAAACGGGTATCGATTGGCGGCTCTGA
- a CDS encoding WYL domain-containing protein, with the protein MELNSSELFGLVALRAISASLGGAIGTYVDEVTAKLVGSSGRGVKERVDAPSPVAFRLGEIRLDEQGERAFALLSSAERSARSVSFTYNDKEGTRTKRSADPYGFIVSAGRVYCVAYDHARRDKRTFAVDNVSELTMLAQTFVKPASFNVESYAAASISGVLHSDATIEVLVRFAPRVAKAAVAARVVADRAIDRRPDGSVEIAYRVADADELARWVLGWGAQAEILAPAALRDRVRMLLSEVASKYELTRK; encoded by the coding sequence TTGGAGCTCAACAGCAGCGAACTCTTCGGTCTGGTGGCATTACGAGCGATCAGCGCGAGTCTGGGCGGCGCGATCGGGACCTATGTGGACGAAGTGACCGCCAAACTCGTCGGTTCGTCGGGGCGCGGCGTCAAGGAGCGCGTGGATGCGCCCTCGCCCGTGGCCTTCCGGCTGGGTGAGATCCGCCTCGACGAACAGGGCGAGCGCGCGTTCGCGCTGCTTTCGTCGGCCGAACGAAGCGCGCGCAGTGTGAGCTTCACCTATAACGACAAAGAGGGAACGCGCACCAAACGCAGCGCCGATCCCTATGGATTTATCGTCAGCGCCGGCCGCGTCTACTGCGTTGCCTACGATCACGCGCGGCGCGATAAGCGAACGTTTGCCGTCGATAACGTCAGCGAACTCACGATGCTCGCGCAGACGTTCGTAAAGCCGGCGAGTTTCAACGTGGAATCGTACGCTGCGGCGTCGATCAGCGGCGTCTTGCATAGCGATGCGACGATCGAAGTGCTCGTGCGCTTCGCCCCCCGCGTGGCGAAGGCTGCGGTCGCGGCGCGGGTCGTCGCCGACCGCGCGATCGATCGGCGACCCGACGGATCGGTCGAGATTGCGTATCGCGTCGCCGATGCGGACGAGCTGGCCCGTTGGGTCCTTGGCTGGGGCGCGCAGGCGGAGATTCTCGCGCCGGCGGCGCTGCGCGATCGCGTGCGCATGCTGCTCTCCGAAGTCGCAAGCAAATACGAACTCACGCGAAAGTAA